In Dyadobacter sp. NIV53, a single window of DNA contains:
- a CDS encoding DUF255 domain-containing protein, with amino-acid sequence MKKYISVLFISCLTVIGLTGFRSDSTERAADGIQWLTVEEAYLKTQKEPRKVLIDVYTDWCGWCKVMDKETFKNKAVIDYVNRKFYAVKLDAEQKEAITLGGKKFEFLAQGGKGIHELALALTNNQPSFPTTVFLDDKFQMIQPLPGYMKAKEFHEVITFIGGNYHKKEAFETYKAKTYKELFPGK; translated from the coding sequence ATGAAAAAATATATTTCTGTACTTTTTATATCCTGTTTGACTGTGATTGGTTTAACAGGTTTCAGGTCCGATTCAACCGAACGTGCGGCTGACGGTATACAATGGCTTACCGTCGAAGAAGCTTATTTGAAAACCCAGAAAGAACCCAGAAAGGTATTGATTGATGTTTATACAGACTGGTGCGGCTGGTGTAAGGTAATGGATAAGGAAACTTTCAAAAATAAAGCTGTGATTGATTACGTAAACAGGAAATTTTATGCCGTAAAACTGGATGCCGAGCAAAAAGAAGCGATTACACTGGGCGGCAAAAAGTTTGAATTTCTGGCACAGGGTGGAAAAGGAATCCACGAACTGGCATTGGCACTGACCAACAATCAGCCAAGTTTTCCTACTACGGTTTTTTTAGACGATAAATTTCAGATGATACAGCCATTGCCAGGTTATATGAAAGCAAAGGAATTTCACGAGGTCATTACTTTTATAGGTGGAAATTACCACAAAAAAGAGGCTTTTGAGACTTATAAAGCGAAAACCTATAAAGAGTTGTTTCCGGGAAAATGA
- the prfA gene encoding peptide chain release factor 1, giving the protein MLDKLEAIKERFEEVSQQIIQPEIVSDSTRYSKISKEYKDLGKIVEKYAIYQKLQKDISGTKELIDNEKDEELREMAKEELNDLVPKFEELDKVIKEMLIPKDPNDSRNIILEIRGGTGGDEASIFAGDLFRMYQRFFEKMGWRSSIMDFTEGTNGGYKEIICKVEGEDVYGKMKFESGVHRVQRVPQTESQGRIHTSAASVAVLPEAEEVDVQINMNDVRIDTFMSSGAGGQSVNTTYSAVRLTHIPSGLVVSCQDERSQLKNKERALGVLRSRLYEIKLKEHNDAVSSQRKSMVGSGDRSDKIRTYNYPQSRITDHRIGYTVHNLPAVMEGDIGEFIERLRIAENAERMQEGEAV; this is encoded by the coding sequence ATGCTAGATAAATTAGAAGCTATAAAAGAACGTTTCGAAGAAGTTTCGCAACAAATTATACAACCCGAAATTGTTTCAGATTCTACCCGTTATTCCAAAATCAGTAAGGAATATAAGGATTTAGGTAAGATCGTTGAAAAATATGCTATTTATCAAAAGCTGCAAAAAGATATTTCCGGTACAAAAGAACTCATTGATAATGAGAAGGATGAGGAATTGAGGGAAATGGCGAAAGAGGAACTGAATGATCTGGTGCCTAAGTTTGAGGAGTTGGATAAGGTGATTAAGGAAATGCTGATTCCAAAAGATCCGAACGATAGCCGGAATATTATTTTGGAAATAAGAGGCGGAACAGGTGGAGATGAAGCATCGATATTTGCCGGAGATTTGTTTAGGATGTATCAGCGGTTTTTTGAGAAAATGGGCTGGCGTTCGTCTATTATGGATTTTACCGAAGGCACCAACGGCGGATATAAAGAAATTATCTGTAAAGTGGAAGGTGAAGATGTTTACGGAAAAATGAAATTTGAGTCCGGAGTACACCGTGTACAACGCGTACCTCAAACGGAATCCCAGGGACGTATCCATACTTCGGCAGCATCAGTTGCCGTTTTGCCGGAGGCAGAAGAGGTGGACGTTCAGATTAATATGAATGATGTTCGTATTGATACATTTATGTCGTCAGGAGCTGGTGGTCAATCGGTTAACACGACTTATTCCGCGGTAAGGCTTACGCATATTCCGTCGGGATTGGTAGTAAGTTGCCAGGATGAACGTTCGCAATTGAAAAATAAAGAAAGAGCTTTGGGTGTTTTGCGTTCACGGCTTTATGAAATCAAACTAAAAGAACACAACGATGCTGTCAGTTCTCAACGTAAATCCATGGTTGGAAGCGGCGACAGATCGGACAAGATCAGGACATACAATTACCCGCAAAGCCGCATTACGGATCACCGTATTGGTTATACAGTTCACAATCTTCCAGCTGTAATGGAAGGAGATATCGGTGAATTTATTGAAAGATTAAGGATCGCAGAAAATGCGGAACGTATGCAGGAAGGGGAGGCAGTTTAG
- a CDS encoding GH3 auxin-responsive promoter family protein: protein MTVIGELIKKAIDITGMIISDPDPVQAQKEVLKELLETAKFTAFGKAYHFKDILESEDLIAEFQKSVPVHDYDKMNGDWWHYLLEGHQNVTWPGGQQFFALSSGTTSHSKHIPVTDDMLASIKKAGMNEIANLKAFDLPGEFFTKQILMLGSSTNLIEKDDHKEGEISGISASNIPAWFGGFYKPGREIADIANWDERVKRIAEEAADWDIGCISGIPAWVELMLKEIISNHKLNNIHEIWPNLMVYTTGGVAFEPYRKSMEKLFARPLIYIDTYLASEGFIAIQKRPETASMALFPNNGIFYEFVPFDDEHVDEDGLVKPGARVFSLADAEENVSYVLLISTVSGAWRYMIGDTVMITDKEKAEIVITGRTKHYLNVVGSQLSVNQMNDGLRVIEKEYDVVIKEFIVAAVHRNDEYIHKWYLSCDKTPDKIKVAESLDKTLSENNKNYNVARGKALKGVEVELIPEEIFYKWSEETKKMGGQVKIPRVMKEEEFLEFGKFVESNL from the coding sequence ATGACCGTTATTGGTGAATTAATCAAGAAAGCAATTGACATTACAGGAATGATCATTTCCGATCCTGATCCGGTACAAGCCCAAAAGGAAGTTTTGAAAGAATTGTTGGAAACCGCAAAATTCACTGCATTCGGGAAAGCTTATCATTTTAAGGATATTTTGGAAAGTGAAGATCTGATAGCAGAATTTCAGAAATCGGTTCCCGTTCATGATTATGATAAAATGAATGGGGATTGGTGGCATTATTTGCTGGAAGGTCACCAGAATGTTACCTGGCCCGGCGGTCAGCAGTTCTTTGCACTGAGTAGCGGAACGACGAGTCACAGCAAACATATTCCGGTAACTGACGACATGCTGGCCTCTATTAAAAAGGCCGGTATGAATGAAATTGCTAATCTGAAAGCCTTCGATCTGCCGGGAGAATTTTTTACAAAACAAATTCTCATGCTTGGGAGCAGTACCAATCTGATCGAGAAGGATGACCATAAAGAAGGAGAAATCAGTGGAATCAGTGCGAGTAATATTCCAGCCTGGTTTGGAGGATTTTATAAGCCGGGACGTGAAATTGCAGATATCGCAAATTGGGACGAACGTGTGAAAAGGATTGCGGAAGAAGCTGCTGACTGGGATATTGGTTGTATTTCAGGCATTCCTGCATGGGTGGAGCTCATGCTGAAAGAGATTATCAGTAACCATAAACTAAACAATATCCATGAAATATGGCCCAACCTGATGGTGTATACAACAGGCGGCGTGGCGTTTGAACCCTACCGGAAAAGTATGGAAAAGTTATTCGCACGTCCACTGATCTATATTGATACTTACCTGGCTTCCGAAGGTTTTATAGCCATCCAAAAACGACCTGAAACGGCTTCAATGGCGTTATTTCCTAATAATGGCATTTTTTATGAATTTGTGCCTTTCGATGATGAGCATGTGGATGAGGATGGTCTGGTTAAACCCGGCGCAAGAGTGTTTTCACTGGCTGATGCTGAAGAAAATGTTTCCTATGTATTGTTAATTTCAACAGTTTCGGGTGCGTGGCGTTATATGATTGGCGATACAGTAATGATTACGGATAAAGAAAAAGCTGAAATTGTTATTACCGGCCGCACCAAACATTATTTGAATGTAGTTGGCTCTCAATTGTCGGTAAACCAGATGAACGACGGATTACGTGTAATTGAAAAAGAATATGATGTAGTGATCAAGGAATTTATCGTAGCTGCCGTGCATCGTAATGACGAATATATTCACAAATGGTATTTGAGCTGTGACAAAACGCCGGATAAAATTAAAGTGGCTGAATCACTGGACAAAACGCTGAGCGAAAACAACAAGAATTACAATGTCGCCAGAGGAAAGGCACTTAAAGGTGTTGAGGTTGAGCTGATTCCGGAAGAAATTTTCTACAAATGGAGCGAAGAAACCAAGAAAATGGGTGGACAGGTGAAAATTCCAAGAGTAATGAAAGAGGAAGAATTTCTGGAATTCGGCAAGTTTGTCGAAAGTAACTTATGA